A single genomic interval of uncultured Sphaerochaeta sp. harbors:
- a CDS encoding AEC family transporter — MDLASLWNLQGQLFALLAVGALLRKVGLFSEHTKGFLTDLVLYVTLPSSIILSFRMDVSREILLSFSIIFFVSVGIQLFCFLLSKVTYGKQEQGKKSVLRYGLLVSNAGFLGLSIAGELFGAAGFMYASIYLIPQRIVMWTAGLSIFSPAAVNKKQAALKVILHPCMVAVYVGLLWMLFPVKIPSFMEMTLSSLAGCTTALSMMLIGSLFAEMKREHLRIDRNLVGFSLLRLGFIPLVSFVATKLLGLDPLIIGVSVILAAMPGGSSTVILASKYGRDTIYASKLVIVSTFLSLISIPIWGMVL, encoded by the coding sequence ATGGATCTCGCAAGTCTGTGGAACCTGCAAGGGCAACTCTTCGCCTTGTTGGCGGTAGGGGCGTTGCTTCGAAAAGTGGGGTTGTTCAGTGAACACACGAAAGGGTTCCTGACCGACCTCGTGCTCTATGTGACCTTGCCGAGCAGCATCATTCTCTCCTTCAGAATGGATGTCAGTAGGGAAATACTGCTCTCCTTCTCCATTATCTTTTTTGTGTCAGTAGGAATACAACTGTTTTGTTTCTTACTATCCAAGGTAACCTATGGCAAGCAGGAGCAGGGAAAGAAGAGTGTCTTGCGCTATGGCCTTTTGGTCTCCAACGCAGGATTTCTCGGGTTGTCCATTGCAGGAGAACTCTTTGGGGCAGCTGGGTTCATGTATGCTTCCATCTACCTGATCCCGCAGCGAATTGTCATGTGGACCGCCGGTCTATCCATTTTCAGCCCGGCAGCAGTCAACAAGAAGCAGGCTGCGCTGAAAGTCATCCTTCACCCCTGTATGGTTGCGGTGTACGTTGGACTGCTCTGGATGTTGTTCCCGGTTAAGATTCCTTCGTTCATGGAAATGACGCTTTCCTCTCTTGCCGGTTGCACCACAGCCTTGTCCATGATGCTTATCGGTTCCCTCTTTGCTGAGATGAAGAGGGAACACCTTCGAATAGACCGGAATCTTGTTGGTTTTTCCTTGTTGCGTCTTGGTTTTATTCCCTTGGTCTCATTTGTGGCGACAAAGCTTCTTGGCCTCGATCCGCTGATTATCGGGGTCTCTGTCATCTTGGCAGCGATGCCTGGGGGGTCTTCGACGGTGATCCTGGCCTCCAAATATGGGAGGGATACCATATATGCTTCAAAGTTGGTTATTGTTAGTACCTTTCTGTCCCTGATCTCCATTCCGATTTGGGGAATGGTTTTATAG
- a CDS encoding tripartite tricarboxylate transporter TctB family protein — MPHIDYKLSTSHWIFPPIIMGILAFFAIIMLIQRALKCKRQGTPFFNFKNYHFFEKDWDKVRLPGTLILLVLYIPSMELLGFLPASIIFIFLFNVLFVGIHQLSSIPIAFKTKKFWSNHDFRSLLISLIIAVVSSLLIWFFFGQVFKITLP, encoded by the coding sequence ATGCCGCATATTGATTACAAACTTTCAACGTCCCACTGGATCTTCCCTCCGATCATCATGGGAATCTTGGCCTTCTTTGCCATCATCATGCTGATCCAGCGTGCATTGAAGTGCAAAAGACAGGGAACGCCGTTCTTCAATTTCAAGAACTATCATTTCTTTGAGAAGGACTGGGATAAGGTACGACTTCCGGGAACCTTGATCCTTCTTGTCCTATACATTCCCTCTATGGAACTGCTAGGGTTTCTTCCTGCATCGATTATATTTATCTTCTTGTTCAATGTTTTGTTTGTAGGGATTCACCAGCTCTCCTCCATTCCCATTGCCTTCAAGACCAAGAAATTCTGGTCGAACCATGACTTCAGGTCCTTGCTGATCTCCCTGATTATTGCAGTGGTATCCTCGCTGCTAATCTGGTTCTTTTTCGGCCAGGTCTTCAAGATTACCCTGCCGTAA
- a CDS encoding tripartite tricarboxylate transporter permease, whose translation MEIFAFGPLQIMMSLLGVVIGVVFGSLPGMTATMAIAIFLPLTYAYSLTTSLFLLLGLYVGGISGGLIPAILLNIPGTPSSICTGFDGFPMAKRGEGLRALRIGITASLIGGLISLASLWFFTPPLARLAINFSAIEKFLIIVFALTIIAALSKGSMIKGIFAGFAGVLISLIGQFADNNTMRMVPKLFRVDLRMGFQLLPVLIGLFALVQIFQEAETGIKEEHQNIDLNHETRKFSFKDFKGQGLNLIRSGLIGTFVGVLPGVGGSAASLLSYSQAKSMSKHPEKFGTGYIGGLVASEGANNGLTGGALIPLLSLGIPGDSTTAVLIGAFMLQGIQVGPLFITNNPDIWKTILVAMGVANIFMYIVMFYPIKYIVKVINFPKARIYPVIILLCTVGSYATQNGNMFDVWAMLFFGVVGYFFAKFKYSIPSFLIGFILGSDLEKYFVDSIKGSGGDLMTFFSRPIGNVIWVLIAVSLIYAFYDEWKTKRLARKAKK comes from the coding sequence ATGGAAATTTTTGCATTCGGACCGCTACAGATTATGATGTCTCTTTTGGGCGTAGTAATCGGTGTTGTATTTGGCTCCCTTCCCGGCATGACAGCGACGATGGCGATTGCCATCTTCCTTCCCCTTACCTATGCATATAGTCTTACCACCAGTCTGTTCCTTTTGCTGGGACTCTATGTTGGTGGTATCTCAGGGGGGTTAATCCCTGCAATCCTGTTGAATATCCCAGGGACTCCTTCTTCCATCTGTACTGGGTTTGACGGATTCCCCATGGCAAAGCGTGGAGAGGGACTCAGAGCTCTCAGGATTGGTATCACCGCAAGTCTTATTGGTGGCCTTATCAGTCTTGCCAGCCTCTGGTTCTTTACCCCGCCTCTTGCACGCCTGGCGATCAACTTCTCTGCCATTGAGAAGTTCCTCATCATTGTATTTGCCCTGACTATCATTGCTGCCTTGAGCAAGGGAAGTATGATCAAGGGAATCTTTGCCGGGTTTGCCGGTGTGCTGATCTCTCTCATTGGGCAATTTGCTGACAACAATACGATGCGTATGGTCCCTAAGCTGTTCCGTGTTGATCTCCGCATGGGCTTCCAGCTTCTACCTGTCCTGATCGGTCTTTTTGCCTTGGTACAGATTTTCCAGGAGGCTGAGACCGGTATCAAGGAAGAGCACCAAAATATCGATTTGAATCATGAAACAAGAAAATTCTCCTTCAAGGATTTCAAGGGACAGGGCCTCAACCTGATTCGTAGTGGTCTTATCGGAACCTTTGTTGGTGTCCTTCCTGGTGTTGGAGGCTCAGCGGCTTCCTTGCTCTCCTATTCACAGGCTAAGAGCATGAGCAAGCATCCAGAGAAGTTCGGTACCGGCTATATTGGTGGATTGGTTGCAAGTGAAGGGGCCAACAACGGTTTGACCGGTGGTGCCTTGATCCCCTTGCTCTCGCTCGGTATTCCCGGTGACAGTACCACTGCGGTACTCATCGGAGCCTTTATGCTCCAGGGAATCCAGGTTGGACCACTGTTCATCACAAACAATCCTGATATCTGGAAAACGATTCTGGTTGCCATGGGTGTTGCAAACATTTTCATGTACATTGTGATGTTCTATCCGATTAAGTACATTGTTAAGGTTATCAACTTCCCGAAGGCGAGAATCTATCCTGTCATCATCCTGCTCTGTACGGTTGGCAGCTACGCCACGCAGAACGGCAATATGTTTGATGTCTGGGCAATGCTCTTCTTTGGTGTGGTTGGTTACTTCTTTGCAAAGTTCAAGTATAGCATTCCCTCCTTCCTCATCGGTTTCATTCTTGGTAGTGACCTGGAGAAGTACTTTGTTGATTCAATCAAGGGATCTGGAGGGGACTTGATGACATTCTTCTCTCGCCCGATCGGGAACGTCATTTGGGTCTTGATTGCTGTTTCCCTAATCTATGCGTTCTATGATGAGTGGAAGACAAAGAGACTGGCAAGGAAGGCGAAGAAATGA
- the garD gene encoding galactarate dehydratase yields MNALLLKIDSRDTVAIITEASRKGDVVDGITLLSDIPQGHKVALQDMQKGDEVIRYGVVLGYLLEGVKKGAWINENSLELPLQPPLEALSFKEPEEVVLPQPKRTTFLGYENPNGWYAGTRNILAITTTVQCVSGVVDQLVKRIQAELLPQYPNVDGVVAINHAYGCGVAINAPDAVIPIRSIKNTIKNPNFGGEIMVVGLGCEKLTVDKLLSDEENTPENVIILQDYPGFQPMMDALLAMAEKKLKKLDKRKRTTLPLEKLCVGMQCGGSDAFSGVTANPSAGYASDLLVSGGATVMFSEVTEVRDGVHLLAERCKDEEALKKLVTEIGWYDEYLAKGSVDRSANPTPGNKQGGLSNIVEKAMGSIVKSGHAPIVEVLGPGELPTKKGLIFAATPASDIVCGPSQLASGMTVQVFMTGRGTPYGLAEAPVIKVSSRNAMMNRWQDLIDLDAGSIATGEETVEVVGKRLFNLILDVASGKKPFSEQYGLNNFLCYFNPAPIT; encoded by the coding sequence ATGAATGCATTGCTCCTGAAGATCGATTCCAGAGATACGGTAGCCATTATCACTGAAGCCTCCCGCAAGGGTGATGTGGTTGATGGTATCACGCTCCTCTCTGATATTCCCCAGGGTCATAAGGTGGCCCTGCAGGATATGCAGAAAGGGGATGAGGTTATCCGCTACGGAGTAGTGCTTGGCTATTTGCTTGAAGGGGTGAAGAAGGGTGCTTGGATTAATGAAAACTCCCTTGAGTTACCACTTCAGCCGCCTTTGGAGGCACTCTCCTTCAAAGAGCCTGAGGAGGTAGTGCTTCCCCAACCAAAACGTACCACCTTCCTGGGATATGAGAACCCAAATGGGTGGTATGCCGGGACGCGCAACATCCTTGCTATCACCACCACGGTACAGTGCGTCAGTGGGGTGGTGGATCAATTGGTGAAACGAATTCAGGCTGAATTGCTTCCTCAGTATCCAAATGTCGATGGAGTGGTTGCAATCAATCACGCCTACGGGTGTGGGGTTGCAATCAACGCACCTGATGCAGTCATTCCTATCCGATCGATTAAGAACACCATCAAGAATCCCAACTTTGGGGGTGAAATTATGGTGGTGGGGCTCGGTTGTGAGAAACTCACCGTCGATAAGCTACTTAGTGATGAAGAGAATACCCCAGAGAATGTCATAATCCTTCAGGACTATCCAGGGTTTCAGCCGATGATGGATGCCCTGCTGGCTATGGCGGAGAAGAAGCTCAAGAAGCTTGACAAGCGTAAACGTACCACCTTGCCTCTCGAGAAACTCTGTGTTGGCATGCAGTGTGGTGGCAGTGATGCTTTCAGCGGTGTGACGGCCAATCCAAGTGCGGGCTATGCCAGTGACCTTCTTGTCTCAGGTGGTGCCACGGTGATGTTCAGTGAGGTCACTGAGGTCCGTGATGGGGTGCATTTGCTTGCCGAGCGTTGCAAGGACGAGGAAGCTCTCAAGAAGTTGGTTACTGAAATCGGTTGGTATGATGAATACCTTGCAAAGGGAAGTGTGGATCGCAGTGCAAACCCTACTCCTGGAAATAAGCAGGGTGGTCTTTCCAATATTGTTGAGAAAGCGATGGGTTCAATCGTGAAGAGTGGACATGCTCCCATAGTCGAGGTGCTCGGCCCTGGTGAGCTTCCTACCAAGAAAGGGCTCATATTCGCTGCCACCCCAGCGAGCGATATTGTCTGCGGTCCCAGCCAGCTTGCCAGCGGAATGACCGTCCAGGTCTTCATGACCGGACGTGGAACCCCGTATGGTTTAGCGGAGGCACCGGTGATCAAGGTTTCCAGCCGTAATGCGATGATGAATAGGTGGCAGGATCTGATCGATCTTGATGCAGGCTCCATTGCTACCGGTGAGGAGACTGTCGAAGTGGTTGGGAAGCGCTTGTTCAACCTGATCCTGGATGTGGCAAGTGGAAAGAAACCGTTCAGTGAACAGTATGGGCTGAACAATTTCCTCTGCTATTTCAATCCAGCTCCGATTACATAA
- a CDS encoding ATP-binding protein — translation MERTAMKSLEAWKHSLYRKPLLLQGIRQVGKTWLLKEFGRQHYERVAYFNFDEHPEYRQFFESTKDIKRILNNLQFVAGFPITEGTTLIIFDEIQDAPNVLNALKYFHEKGNGYHVACAGSLLGVSLAKPSSFPVGQVDFLKIHPMTFREMLIAEDEKDLVAYLDAKEDGDPIPEAFFNPLLDHFKKYILLGGMPEVVSRWVIERKSESIDSILWSIVQAYERDFAKHPEPREYPKLMHIWHSLPSQLSRENKKFLYQLVKQGARAREYENALYWLVSAEVVTKVTRCTKPALPLSAYEDLSSFKLYSADIGLLRRLSQLDISSFLNPVQLFSEFKGSFAENYILQSLSAAFSVPLRYWTSSDNRYEVDFLLQYKNLIIPIEVKADKNISSSSLKAIKRLHEDAFPLRVRYSLQNLKFDGDILNIPLFMADWSEQLITRVLGMETE, via the coding sequence ATGGAAAGAACTGCAATGAAGTCTCTCGAGGCATGGAAACACTCTTTGTATCGTAAACCATTGCTTCTGCAGGGTATCCGTCAGGTGGGTAAGACCTGGTTGCTCAAGGAGTTTGGGAGACAACACTACGAGCGAGTTGCATATTTCAACTTTGATGAACATCCTGAATATAGGCAATTTTTTGAGTCCACCAAAGATATCAAACGTATATTGAACAATCTTCAATTCGTTGCAGGATTTCCTATAACTGAGGGCACTACGTTGATTATCTTTGATGAGATCCAGGACGCTCCGAATGTCCTGAATGCATTGAAGTATTTTCATGAGAAAGGGAATGGGTACCATGTTGCTTGCGCTGGATCCTTGCTGGGGGTCTCTCTTGCCAAACCATCTTCTTTTCCAGTTGGACAGGTTGATTTCCTGAAAATTCACCCAATGACTTTCAGGGAGATGCTCATTGCGGAGGACGAGAAAGATTTGGTGGCATATCTGGATGCCAAGGAAGATGGTGATCCAATCCCTGAGGCTTTTTTCAACCCACTGCTAGATCACTTTAAAAAGTATATTCTGCTTGGAGGAATGCCTGAGGTAGTCTCGCGGTGGGTAATTGAGCGAAAGAGTGAAAGCATAGACTCAATTCTCTGGTCGATTGTCCAAGCCTATGAGAGAGATTTTGCAAAACATCCTGAACCTAGAGAGTATCCAAAGCTGATGCATATTTGGCATTCTCTTCCCTCTCAGTTGTCAAGAGAAAATAAGAAATTCTTATATCAACTCGTTAAGCAGGGAGCAAGAGCCAGGGAGTACGAGAATGCATTGTATTGGTTGGTTTCGGCGGAGGTGGTCACCAAGGTAACACGATGCACCAAGCCTGCACTGCCCTTGTCAGCCTACGAGGATCTTTCCTCTTTCAAGCTCTATTCCGCCGATATCGGTTTGCTCAGAAGGTTGTCCCAACTAGATATTTCCTCATTTCTTAACCCAGTCCAATTGTTTTCAGAATTTAAAGGGTCCTTTGCTGAGAACTATATTTTGCAGTCTCTCTCTGCTGCTTTCTCCGTGCCTCTTAGGTATTGGACAAGTAGCGACAATCGTTATGAAGTTGATTTTCTTCTGCAATACAAAAATCTTATTATTCCTATTGAAGTGAAGGCTGATAAAAATATTTCGAGTTCCTCGTTGAAGGCGATAAAGCGACTCCATGAAGATGCCTTTCCGCTGAGGGTACGGTATTCTTTGCAGAATCTTAAGTTTGATGGAGATATACTTAATATTCCTCTGTTTATGGCTGACTGGAGTGAGCAACTCATAACTAGGGTTTTAGGGATGGAAACCGAGTAA
- a CDS encoding MFS transporter — MELFHGLAALFSGKGREFPPTLSTRARVKGRALIKRFYALNGISIVFLMENILILYAIANAVSDPLIAVLSSFVHLTMPFMIVGKHLVSKIGGARTWALGWFLRYVFASFLIVAPMAVPYVPQAVVSAIILVAAFGFALFRSMGVVATSPLEGEVTTPENRGAFLAGNHLRVTTTQIIAMLVIILITRYTAEIWVYQLLIAIACLIGLYASTVLARIPESQMPQVSARIPLGQSFRRLWGQKQARGLLFAWSGGLVSFMMVIPFMMIAVKNGYGTQDSTVLLFSLILLIGGVSSSVINGMIADQVGPRPILLLSTAGLLLPAGMWAFAPEIFSPLLVGVAFFIAGYCKFGIIVGLNHYFLSSIGDADRVGSALFIRVFSGVAAGLSGTVIGGGLLSWLEFSGYTGMDGYRLYFRIIIGVLVVMIFLVRSLEKLNEWPLTNVISLFMAPRDLYAIHVLNRLRNQDDSAEDARTVKRLGTIGSTIPETELREQLDSPLLTVRVNALQALGNISFGRKTEDAVLNQLSCGEHTTAWIAAEIVGKHQIKRGVELLRWGLGSSDHFLQGKCMVALVRLGDTDSYAQIVSLFKSSDNPRIIIHGAKALSLMEGMSALTVILRKSIDPELPASVVDEVLTAAAATVSLEQRWYHFLQKYNKNRYVGATEFISDLDGVAFRKEDISLFAKMAGQEQMLPHFTRTLENLAAVSNSPVALEIRSLLSDIGIDHIPVKTAFCIALILSAVSDRAHPLTGLPS, encoded by the coding sequence ATGGAGTTGTTTCACGGACTGGCAGCCCTCTTCTCAGGCAAGGGCAGGGAGTTTCCACCTACCCTCTCAACACGGGCGCGCGTAAAAGGCAGGGCCCTTATTAAGAGATTCTATGCTCTCAACGGTATCTCCATTGTATTTCTCATGGAGAATATCCTCATCCTCTACGCCATTGCCAATGCTGTCTCCGATCCCCTGATTGCCGTGCTTTCTTCCTTTGTCCATCTGACTATGCCATTCATGATCGTCGGCAAGCACCTGGTATCGAAGATCGGGGGGGCACGCACTTGGGCACTGGGGTGGTTCCTCCGCTACGTGTTTGCATCCTTTCTGATTGTTGCCCCGATGGCTGTTCCCTATGTGCCCCAAGCTGTAGTTTCTGCAATCATACTCGTTGCTGCTTTCGGTTTCGCGCTCTTCAGGAGCATGGGAGTTGTGGCGACTTCGCCGCTTGAGGGTGAGGTAACCACGCCGGAGAACCGGGGAGCTTTTCTCGCAGGCAACCACCTTCGGGTCACTACGACTCAGATTATTGCTATGCTGGTGATTATCCTCATAACCCGCTACACCGCAGAGATCTGGGTTTATCAACTGCTAATTGCCATCGCTTGCCTTATCGGCCTCTATGCCTCCACGGTGCTCGCTCGGATCCCTGAATCGCAGATGCCGCAGGTATCCGCTCGTATACCGTTGGGGCAATCCTTTAGGCGACTGTGGGGTCAGAAACAGGCTCGCGGATTGCTGTTTGCTTGGAGCGGCGGTCTGGTGAGTTTCATGATGGTCATTCCCTTCATGATGATAGCGGTGAAGAACGGTTATGGGACCCAGGACTCCACAGTCCTGCTCTTTTCGCTCATTCTACTGATTGGGGGAGTATCTTCGTCGGTGATCAATGGAATGATAGCAGACCAGGTAGGCCCTCGGCCGATTCTCTTGCTGAGTACAGCAGGCCTTCTGCTACCAGCAGGAATGTGGGCATTTGCTCCTGAGATTTTCAGTCCTCTGTTGGTGGGAGTGGCCTTCTTCATTGCCGGATACTGCAAGTTCGGCATCATTGTTGGACTGAACCACTACTTTCTCTCTTCAATCGGTGATGCCGACCGGGTCGGCAGCGCGCTATTCATCCGCGTCTTCTCCGGTGTGGCTGCAGGTCTTTCGGGGACGGTCATCGGTGGGGGGTTGCTCTCTTGGCTGGAATTCTCGGGGTATACCGGGATGGACGGCTACCGTCTCTATTTCAGGATTATCATCGGGGTGCTGGTGGTGATGATTTTTCTTGTTCGATCGCTTGAGAAGCTCAATGAGTGGCCGCTAACGAATGTTATCAGTCTCTTCATGGCACCTCGGGACCTCTACGCCATCCATGTGCTCAATCGGCTACGCAACCAGGATGATAGCGCTGAGGATGCCCGGACCGTGAAACGGCTCGGGACCATCGGCTCGACCATCCCGGAGACCGAACTCAGAGAGCAGCTCGATTCTCCGCTGCTTACTGTCCGCGTTAATGCTTTGCAGGCGCTCGGGAACATCTCCTTCGGGAGAAAGACCGAAGATGCTGTGCTCAACCAGCTTTCCTGCGGCGAGCATACCACCGCTTGGATAGCGGCAGAAATTGTCGGCAAGCACCAGATCAAACGGGGTGTAGAACTGCTTCGCTGGGGACTGGGCTCTTCAGACCATTTTCTCCAGGGAAAGTGTATGGTTGCCCTTGTCCGGCTTGGGGACACTGACTCCTATGCTCAGATTGTCTCACTCTTCAAATCATCAGATAATCCGAGGATTATCATTCACGGTGCCAAGGCCCTCTCGCTTATGGAAGGTATGTCGGCCCTGACGGTAATCCTCCGTAAATCGATTGATCCCGAACTCCCAGCCTCTGTCGTGGACGAGGTGCTTACTGCCGCGGCGGCGACCGTATCGCTGGAGCAGCGGTGGTACCACTTTCTCCAGAAGTACAATAAAAACCGGTATGTCGGGGCAACCGAGTTTATCTCCGATCTGGACGGTGTTGCTTTCAGGAAAGAGGATATTAGCTTGTTCGCCAAGATGGCGGGGCAGGAGCAGATGCTTCCCCATTTTACCAGGACACTGGAGAATCTCGCTGCTGTGAGCAACAGTCCTGTCGCTCTTGAGATACGCAGCCTGTTATCGGATATCGGGATTGATCATATTCCTGTCAAGACGGCCTTCTGTATCGCCCTGATCCTCTCGGCGGTTTCCGATCGGGCCCACCCCCTGACAGGGCTTCCATCCTGA
- a CDS encoding FCD domain-containing protein: MDVLIDGLCRDEEDKLVFSLIRYIREKNLKAGDKLPSIRAFATELGVSQSQVRSGVLRAASMGLINILPRSGCYVADMGLSKIVGPFALLFEAMYMNDQPPLFHIYALKTTLERGIAKRVADIRTVEDLAEMKFILDQMATVSEQADMIRLDEEYHAKLANASRNPLYFSLITAIHSILRPSRFRYKDFVSEFPQSLKDHTDLFEAIKDQDGQRAGDIAERHSNRRMRRLTQDY, encoded by the coding sequence ATGGATGTGTTGATCGATGGACTCTGTAGAGATGAAGAAGATAAGCTGGTTTTTTCTCTTATTCGCTATATTCGTGAGAAGAACTTGAAAGCTGGTGATAAACTGCCATCCATACGTGCGTTTGCAACTGAACTGGGTGTATCGCAGAGTCAGGTTAGGTCAGGAGTCCTGAGGGCTGCATCGATGGGGTTGATCAATATACTTCCCCGTTCAGGTTGCTATGTAGCCGATATGGGGCTCTCAAAAATTGTGGGACCTTTTGCCTTGTTGTTCGAGGCAATGTACATGAACGACCAACCTCCTTTGTTTCATATCTATGCACTGAAAACCACGCTGGAGAGGGGTATCGCCAAGCGAGTGGCAGATATCAGGACCGTTGAGGATCTTGCAGAGATGAAATTCATCCTGGATCAGATGGCGACCGTTTCTGAACAAGCCGATATGATTCGACTTGATGAGGAATATCATGCCAAGCTTGCCAATGCAAGTAGGAATCCTCTCTATTTCAGCCTCATAACTGCCATCCACTCCATTCTTCGCCCGTCACGGTTCCGTTACAAAGATTTTGTTTCTGAGTTTCCTCAGTCCTTGAAGGATCATACCGATCTGTTCGAAGCAATCAAAGATCAGGATGGACAGAGAGCAGGGGATATTGCCGAGCGGCATAGCAATAGACGGATGAGACGGTTAACCCAAGATTACTAA
- a CDS encoding tripartite tricarboxylate transporter substrate binding protein — MTTKRVLVLLACLLLTTVALFAEGTKEEYPSKDIEFIVSSGAGGGTDAISRKVSQLAEKELGVAIYFVNKPGADDAVGPNLLMGAKANGYTIGNLNYGSIINAPFTGLIKGYDLAKLQIFALITQEPDAIMVGKNSPYQTFDALIAAAKANPGQIRIADQGIGSRVNLLALKIQDTYDVQFNLISYQSSAPQREAILNGEVDAAITSLGDFAPLLQSGDAVGIIEFSTKRNGGFPTVPTAMELGLDESLLSGSFLTVAAPAGTPEDAIAKLVSAFEAAATSKEFSDWAATVGVSPDFKSGAELKTFLDNKIAGETAALQALKDQGII; from the coding sequence ATGACGACAAAAAGAGTGCTTGTACTACTCGCTTGCCTGCTGCTCACAACAGTTGCTCTGTTTGCAGAAGGTACCAAAGAAGAATATCCGAGTAAGGATATTGAGTTCATCGTAAGCTCTGGTGCTGGTGGCGGTACCGATGCTATCAGTCGCAAGGTCTCTCAGCTTGCAGAGAAAGAACTTGGTGTTGCAATCTACTTTGTAAACAAACCAGGTGCAGATGATGCAGTAGGCCCGAACTTGTTGATGGGTGCAAAAGCTAATGGCTATACCATTGGTAACCTCAACTATGGTTCGATCATCAATGCTCCTTTCACTGGTTTGATCAAGGGTTATGATTTGGCAAAACTCCAGATCTTTGCTCTGATCACCCAGGAGCCCGATGCAATCATGGTTGGCAAGAATTCTCCTTACCAGACTTTTGATGCATTGATTGCTGCTGCAAAAGCAAATCCAGGACAGATTCGTATTGCTGACCAGGGAATCGGCAGCCGTGTTAACCTGTTGGCTCTCAAGATTCAGGACACCTATGATGTACAGTTCAATTTGATCTCCTACCAGAGTTCTGCTCCACAGCGTGAAGCAATCCTCAACGGGGAAGTTGATGCAGCAATCACCAGCCTTGGTGACTTCGCTCCTCTGCTCCAGAGTGGTGATGCTGTAGGTATCATCGAGTTCAGCACCAAGCGTAATGGTGGCTTCCCCACCGTTCCAACTGCCATGGAACTCGGACTTGATGAGAGCCTGCTCTCTGGTTCATTCTTGACTGTTGCCGCTCCTGCTGGAACCCCTGAAGATGCTATTGCTAAACTCGTATCTGCTTTCGAAGCAGCTGCAACCAGCAAAGAGTTCAGCGATTGGGCTGCCACCGTTGGTGTCTCTCCTGACTTCAAGAGTGGTGCAGAGTTGAAGACCTTCCTCGACAACAAGATTGCCGGCGAAACTGCTGCTCTCCAGGCATTGAAGGATCAGGGAATTATCTAA